A window of the Paenibacillus woosongensis genome harbors these coding sequences:
- the deoB gene encoding phosphopentomutase, producing MAKFKRIHLIVLDSVGIGEAPDAAEFDDVGADTFGHIAEACDGLNMPNMAKLGLSNIKPVKGVPKADKPLAYYTKMQEASRGKDTMTGHWEIMGLYIDTPFRVFPDGFPEELIRRIEEKTGRKVIGNKPASGTEIIDELGEEHMKTGALIVYTSADSVLQIATHEEVVPLKELYEICEFCREITLDDPYMLGRIIARPFVGEPGNFTRTSNRHDYALKPFGRTTMNELKDAGFDVIALGKISDIYDGEGVTKAVRTVSNMDGMDKLVETIKTPFSGLSFINLVDFDAVYGHRRNPKGYGQALEEYDARLPEVFELLQDDDLLIITADHGNDPTYKGTDHTREYVPLLVYSKSFAGEGQELPLRKTFADIGATVADNFGVKMPEHGVSFLADLK from the coding sequence ATGGCAAAATTCAAGAGAATCCATCTGATCGTACTGGACTCCGTCGGCATCGGCGAAGCGCCGGATGCGGCCGAATTCGACGACGTGGGCGCGGATACGTTTGGGCATATCGCCGAGGCCTGCGACGGGCTCAACATGCCGAACATGGCCAAGCTCGGCTTGTCCAATATCAAGCCGGTCAAGGGCGTGCCTAAGGCGGACAAACCGCTGGCCTACTATACCAAGATGCAGGAGGCCTCGCGGGGCAAAGATACGATGACCGGGCACTGGGAAATCATGGGACTGTATATTGATACGCCGTTTCGCGTCTTCCCGGATGGTTTCCCGGAGGAGCTCATTCGCCGCATCGAAGAGAAGACGGGCCGCAAGGTTATCGGCAACAAGCCGGCCAGCGGGACGGAGATCATCGATGAACTGGGCGAAGAGCATATGAAGACGGGCGCGCTGATCGTCTATACTTCCGCCGATTCCGTGCTGCAAATCGCTACTCATGAAGAGGTAGTGCCGCTGAAGGAGCTGTACGAAATTTGCGAGTTCTGCCGCGAAATTACTTTGGACGATCCTTACATGCTTGGCCGGATTATCGCCCGTCCGTTTGTCGGCGAGCCGGGAAATTTCACGCGAACATCGAACCGGCACGACTATGCGCTCAAGCCGTTCGGGCGCACGACGATGAACGAGCTGAAGGACGCCGGCTTCGACGTGATCGCCCTCGGCAAGATCTCCGACATTTACGACGGAGAAGGGGTGACCAAGGCGGTGCGCACGGTGTCCAATATGGATGGCATGGATAAATTGGTCGAGACGATCAAGACGCCATTTAGCGGGCTATCCTTTATAAACCTGGTGGATTTCGATGCCGTCTATGGTCATCGGCGCAACCCGAAGGGCTACGGCCAGGCGCTTGAGGAATACGATGCCCGCCTGCCAGAGGTGTTTGAGCTGCTGCAGGACGATGACCTGCTGATTATTACGGCGGATCACGGCAACGATCCGACCTATAAGGGAACGGATCATACACGCGAATACGTGCCGCTGCTGGTGTATTCGAAGTCTTTTGCCGGAGAAGGACAAGAGCTGCCGCTGCGCAAGACCTTTGCGGACATTGGGGCAACCGTGGCGGATAACTTTGGGGTAAAAATGCCGGAGCATGGAGTAAGCTTCCTGGCTGATTTGAAATAA
- the deoC gene encoding deoxyribose-phosphate aldolase produces MSIAGMIDHTLLRSDATTEDIKKLTDDAKEYGFASVCVNPAWVAYSAEQLAGTKVKVCTVIGFPLGASTSKTKAYETADAIDSGATEVDMVINIGALKSGDDNTVLRDIQAVVDAAAGKALVKVIIETSLLSDEEKVTACRLAVQAGADFVKTSTGFQGGGATVEDIALMRRTVGPDVGVKASGGVRSLEDVKRMIEAGATRIGASSGVQIVKGEQGNSAY; encoded by the coding sequence ATGAGTATAGCTGGCATGATCGATCATACGCTGCTGCGGTCTGACGCGACGACAGAAGATATCAAGAAACTGACCGACGATGCGAAGGAGTACGGATTCGCTTCAGTGTGCGTGAACCCGGCGTGGGTAGCCTATTCCGCGGAACAGCTTGCAGGTACGAAGGTGAAGGTGTGCACCGTCATCGGCTTCCCGCTTGGCGCCTCCACGTCGAAGACGAAGGCTTACGAGACGGCCGATGCGATTGACAGCGGCGCAACTGAGGTCGATATGGTCATCAATATCGGGGCGCTGAAGTCCGGTGATGACAACACCGTTCTTCGCGATATTCAGGCCGTTGTCGATGCGGCTGCGGGCAAGGCTTTGGTTAAAGTTATTATAGAGACATCTCTCCTGTCGGACGAGGAAAAGGTAACAGCCTGCAGACTGGCTGTGCAGGCCGGCGCTGACTTCGTGAAGACATCCACCGGTTTCCAAGGCGGAGGAGCGACAGTCGAGGATATCGCCTTGATGCGCCGGACCGTAGGTCCAGACGTAGGCGTAAAGGCCTCTGGCGGAGTCCGCAGCCTGGAAGACGTCAAACGGATGATTGAGGCCGGCGCGACCCGCATCGGCGCAAGCTCAGGGGTGCAGATCGTGAAGGGAGAGCAGGGCAACAGCGCTTATTAA
- a CDS encoding sugar-binding transcriptional regulator, producing MEKDKRSLSIEAARLYYISDYSQQEIAERLGVSRPTVSRLLQHAKEQGYVRISIVDPIEDLNALADRVKMKYGIDKVLVCHSPQNEYQEIQEHISRKAADYLYETVKDADIIGVTWGTTMHKVALHLRPKQLRGVEVVQLKGGVSHSRTNTYAAETVHLFAEAYGTVARYLPLPVIFDSIPLKQLVEEDRHIQRIIQLGKQANIAVFTVGTIQEDALLFRLGYFSEEEQRLLRHRGAGDICSRFFDAEGNIVSDDINNRTVGIDLSDLRRKEKSILVAGGQRKLTAIRAALNGKYPNILVTDQFTAQALLEDD from the coding sequence ATGGAAAAGGACAAGCGTAGCCTGAGTATCGAGGCGGCCAGACTGTACTATATTTCAGATTACAGCCAGCAGGAAATCGCGGAACGGCTTGGTGTATCTCGCCCCACGGTATCCCGTTTGCTCCAGCATGCGAAGGAGCAGGGGTACGTCCGCATCAGCATCGTCGATCCTATAGAGGATTTGAATGCGCTGGCTGACCGCGTCAAGATGAAATACGGTATCGACAAGGTGCTGGTTTGCCATTCGCCGCAGAACGAGTATCAGGAAATTCAGGAGCATATTAGCAGGAAGGCAGCCGACTATTTGTACGAAACGGTGAAGGATGCAGACATCATCGGTGTGACCTGGGGAACGACCATGCATAAAGTGGCGCTCCATTTGCGGCCCAAGCAGCTGCGCGGCGTCGAGGTTGTGCAGCTTAAAGGAGGCGTCAGCCACTCCCGCACGAATACGTATGCAGCGGAGACGGTGCATTTATTTGCGGAGGCATATGGTACCGTGGCGCGTTACCTGCCGCTGCCCGTCATTTTCGACAGCATCCCCCTCAAGCAATTGGTCGAGGAGGACCGGCATATCCAGCGGATCATCCAGCTCGGGAAGCAGGCGAATATTGCAGTTTTCACGGTAGGGACGATTCAGGAGGATGCCCTGCTGTTCCGGCTTGGCTATTTCAGTGAGGAAGAGCAGAGACTGTTACGGCACCGGGGGGCTGGGGATATTTGCTCCCGCTTTTTTGATGCGGAAGGAAACATTGTCAGCGATGACATCAACAACCGGACTGTAGGTATTGATTTGTCCGACCTGCGCCGGAAGGAGAAGTCTATCCTTGTAGCAGGCGGGCAGCGCAAGCTGACTGCCATCCGGGCAGCGCTCAATGGCAAGTACCCGAATATTCTGGTGACCGATCAATTTACGGCGCAAGCATTGTTAGAGGACGATTAG
- a CDS encoding MFS transporter — MTQKDRSSLLSIRSFRHMFGAYALASFGDWFDALAIQVLVAYRWGVDPVLLALIPVTMALPAVLLGSFAGTVADRVRKARLMMVCDLITVVLTLCILAAPNMAWLLPLLALRASCGVFHVPAQQALTRQVVPPTLLFQATSFNGLVNQSSKVAGPLLGAMTLTALSPQACIILNAGARLLSAVLLLPLRALPASHPAEEPLQRTDSGRGRAWDAFLQNWREGWLYLFQAKKVLYTMMFGFVGLTALLMIDYQFPTLLRAIDSANESLIGWLVSAIGAGAVAVIVILNRLNRIGYGWGLGGGYVLIGTGIALLGLCPPGTGVLLLLGLGALIGIGNGMYMVTQNYILQKETSEQMIGRVFGIQNTIVSLVMLAAPLIGGFLIKLVQAGAAFMLIGAVTALIGLAGIAFRSAIWGVSAPSLEPSRNPATAAGKGAGKAL, encoded by the coding sequence ATGACACAAAAAGATCGCTCTTCCCTCTTATCGATACGCAGCTTCAGGCATATGTTTGGAGCTTATGCGCTTGCCTCCTTTGGCGATTGGTTCGACGCGCTCGCCATACAGGTGCTCGTCGCTTACCGGTGGGGCGTGGACCCGGTGCTGCTGGCCCTTATCCCGGTGACGATGGCGCTGCCGGCGGTGCTGCTCGGCTCCTTCGCCGGAACGGTCGCGGACCGGGTGCGTAAAGCGCGGCTCATGATGGTCTGCGACCTAATTACCGTGGTGCTGACGCTATGCATTTTGGCTGCGCCCAACATGGCCTGGCTGCTCCCGCTGCTGGCGCTGCGAGCCTCCTGCGGCGTGTTCCACGTGCCTGCCCAGCAGGCGCTGACACGGCAAGTCGTGCCGCCGACTCTGCTGTTTCAGGCGACATCCTTCAACGGTCTGGTGAACCAGTCCTCGAAGGTGGCCGGCCCGCTGCTTGGCGCGATGACGCTGACAGCGCTGTCGCCTCAGGCGTGCATTATACTTAATGCCGGAGCAAGGCTGCTGTCGGCCGTACTGCTGCTCCCGCTGCGCGCGCTTCCGGCCTCCCATCCTGCAGAGGAGCCGCTGCAGAGGACGGATTCCGGACGGGGAAGGGCCTGGGATGCTTTTCTCCAAAATTGGCGCGAAGGCTGGCTGTATCTTTTTCAGGCTAAAAAAGTGCTGTATACGATGATGTTCGGCTTTGTCGGCTTGACCGCGCTGCTGATGATCGATTATCAGTTCCCGACGCTGCTGCGTGCGATCGATTCCGCGAATGAATCGCTGATCGGCTGGCTGGTGTCTGCGATCGGAGCGGGGGCCGTGGCCGTGATTGTCATCCTTAATCGGTTGAATCGCATCGGCTACGGCTGGGGACTCGGCGGGGGCTATGTGCTGATCGGGACCGGGATCGCCCTTCTGGGGCTGTGTCCGCCGGGGACCGGCGTTCTGCTGCTTCTCGGACTCGGTGCACTGATCGGCATCGGCAACGGCATGTATATGGTAACGCAAAATTATATTCTGCAAAAAGAGACCTCCGAGCAGATGATCGGCCGGGTATTCGGCATTCAGAACACGATCGTCAGTCTGGTGATGCTGGCTGCACCTTTGATTGGCGGCTTTTTGATCAAGCTGGTCCAAGCCGGCGCGGCCTTTATGCTTATTGGCGCAGTCACCGCATTGATTGGTCTGGCGGGTATTGCGTTTCGTTCCGCGATTTGGGGCGTTTCGGCGCCGTCGCTGGAGCCAAGCCGCAATCCAGCCACGGCTGCTGGCAAGGGAGCCGGGAAGGCACTATAA
- a CDS encoding winged helix-turn-helix domain-containing protein produces MERLTFDPSGYKVKWGSESITLLAKEFALLQFLYRHRDRAFTRDQLLDRVWTMEYPVERTVDDHIYRLRKKLSPWAHIRINTVRGYGYSLTVGEPKSVMNPSVGDREVNSSVRDIFKKYHLFGQGKSMLALATQKDILGFELDPFYAVYLKFLQGDITWFLEADGLPLQTRLYWLLILYRGTNPEPEQILRYCEQAIARQALSPEEHREMRILNILEVYADAGLEVEAMKRFAETRKTVEADGLSGFVMPVALMEIYVCVLAGELEEADKVAERLARLLEDMPYLREIGRFRIVQGLLDLARGRKKEAEQKFDEGLDVLEMSLNVPLRIISLCQILRYIDRKHPGLEMQHKYASLYDSLDEELGLSKYKKEMEAVIGRALSLS; encoded by the coding sequence ATGGAGAGACTGACATTCGATCCTTCCGGCTACAAAGTAAAATGGGGCTCCGAGAGCATCACGCTGCTGGCGAAGGAGTTCGCGCTGCTGCAATTTCTGTATCGTCACCGCGACAGGGCTTTTACGCGCGATCAGCTCCTTGATCGGGTGTGGACGATGGAATACCCGGTAGAGCGGACAGTGGATGATCATATTTACCGCCTGAGGAAGAAGCTGTCTCCCTGGGCGCATATTCGCATCAATACTGTGCGGGGATACGGATACAGCCTGACCGTCGGGGAACCGAAATCCGTAATGAATCCGTCGGTTGGCGATCGCGAGGTTAATTCCTCGGTGCGGGATATTTTCAAGAAATACCACCTGTTCGGTCAAGGCAAATCGATGCTGGCGCTGGCTACGCAGAAGGACATACTCGGCTTCGAGCTGGATCCGTTCTACGCCGTTTATTTGAAATTCCTACAAGGCGATATCACCTGGTTCCTGGAAGCGGACGGCCTGCCGCTGCAAACCCGGCTGTACTGGCTGCTGATTTTATACCGAGGGACAAATCCCGAGCCGGAGCAAATACTGCGCTATTGTGAACAGGCCATTGCCCGGCAAGCCCTTTCTCCGGAGGAGCATCGCGAAATGCGTATACTTAACATTCTTGAGGTGTATGCGGATGCCGGACTTGAAGTGGAGGCGATGAAGCGGTTCGCAGAGACGAGGAAGACGGTTGAGGCGGATGGGCTCAGCGGGTTTGTCATGCCGGTAGCTCTTATGGAAATATATGTTTGCGTGCTGGCCGGAGAGCTTGAGGAAGCGGACAAGGTGGCGGAACGATTGGCCCGCTTGCTCGAGGATATGCCGTATTTGCGGGAAATCGGACGTTTTCGCATCGTTCAGGGGCTTTTGGATTTGGCGCGCGGCCGCAAAAAGGAGGCGGAGCAAAAGTTTGATGAAGGTCTGGATGTGCTGGAGATGTCGCTGAACGTCCCGCTTCGGATCATTTCGCTCTGCCAAATACTGCGATATATCGACCGGAAGCATCCTGGCCTGGAAATGCAGCACAAATATGCGTCGCTTTATGATTCTTTGGATGAAGAGCTAGGACTATCGAAATATAAGAAGGAGATGGAAGCCGTCATTGGCAGAGCATTATCTCTATCATAG
- a CDS encoding KamA family radical SAM protein, with protein MTKAKTKYITNLDRLTMIPEEERARLKPITEKFVFRVNDYYLSLIDWNDPQDPIRKLVIPNEGELEEYGRWDASDEDTNYVVPGCQHKYTTTALLIVSEVCGAYCRYCFRKRLFRNDVKEAMSDVQPGIDYIAKHPEINNVLLTGGDSLILATEKLRGILAQLREIEHVKIIRLGSKIPVFNPMRIYEDEELLDVIRTFSTPEQRIYVMAHINHPREITAEARRGFQALHEAGAIVVNQTPVLKGINDDPVVLGELLDKLSWAGVTPYYFFVNRPVAGNRDFVLSLEEVYRIVEEAKARTSGLGKRVRLSMSHTSGKIEILAIENGKAYLKYHQSRDGDYGKLMILDCPKDASWFDDLPGNEQYWKQPEKKTDEIVSVNELPDFPQKRKRTPAML; from the coding sequence ATGACAAAGGCGAAAACGAAGTACATTACGAATCTGGACAGACTGACGATGATTCCGGAGGAGGAGCGGGCGCGTTTGAAACCGATTACGGAGAAGTTCGTATTTCGGGTGAACGATTATTATTTGAGCCTGATTGACTGGAACGATCCCCAGGATCCGATTCGCAAGCTGGTTATCCCGAATGAAGGGGAGCTAGAGGAATACGGCCGCTGGGATGCGTCAGACGAGGATACCAACTATGTCGTGCCGGGCTGTCAGCACAAGTATACGACGACAGCTCTGCTGATCGTGTCGGAGGTGTGCGGCGCGTACTGCCGATATTGCTTCCGCAAGCGTTTGTTCCGCAATGACGTGAAGGAGGCCATGTCCGATGTACAGCCGGGGATCGATTATATCGCCAAGCATCCCGAAATCAACAACGTCCTGTTGACCGGCGGGGACAGCCTCATTCTGGCTACGGAGAAGCTGCGGGGAATTCTGGCCCAGCTGCGTGAAATCGAGCATGTTAAGATCATTCGTCTTGGCTCCAAGATTCCTGTATTTAATCCGATGCGCATTTACGAGGACGAGGAACTGCTCGATGTGATCCGCACCTTTTCCACGCCGGAGCAGCGCATTTACGTCATGGCTCATATTAACCATCCGCGCGAAATTACGGCGGAAGCGAGACGCGGCTTCCAGGCACTGCATGAGGCTGGCGCGATCGTAGTCAACCAGACCCCCGTGCTAAAAGGCATCAACGATGACCCTGTAGTGCTTGGCGAACTGCTGGATAAGCTGTCCTGGGCAGGGGTTACGCCTTACTACTTCTTCGTGAACAGGCCGGTAGCCGGGAACCGGGATTTCGTCCTTTCCCTGGAAGAGGTCTACCGGATCGTCGAGGAGGCGAAGGCGCGCACATCCGGGCTGGGCAAACGCGTCAGACTGTCGATGAGCCATACGTCGGGCAAGATCGAAATTCTAGCAATTGAAAACGGCAAGGCCTATTTGAAATATCACCAGTCCCGTGACGGGGATTACGGCAAATTGATGATCCTCGATTGTCCGAAGGATGCGTCCTGGTTCGACGACCTTCCCGGCAATGAACAGTATTGGAAGCAGCCGGAGAAGAAGACGGATGAAATCGTCTCTGTAAACGAGCTGCCCGATTTTCCACAGAAGAGAAAACGTACGCCTGCCATGTTATAA
- a CDS encoding antibiotic biosynthesis monooxygenase, whose amino-acid sequence MMKAIQTIRVRKGRVNEVLSRFRTPSPVHSFEGFLLMEVLIKDNSQECDELQVCTTWEDRRYFDKWSTSRAARTLHSKVRELKPEDSSIIGSELATYEIAALYEPPRQKLDPERIMTGQMTENNIKRQILRIL is encoded by the coding sequence ATGATGAAGGCCATCCAAACGATCCGGGTTCGAAAAGGCAGGGTAAATGAAGTATTGTCCCGCTTCAGGACGCCTTCACCGGTTCATTCTTTTGAAGGCTTCCTGCTCATGGAAGTGCTGATCAAGGATAACAGCCAGGAATGCGACGAGCTGCAGGTTTGCACGACATGGGAGGATAGGCGGTATTTTGACAAATGGTCAACGAGCAGAGCTGCGCGAACGCTGCACAGCAAAGTCAGGGAGCTTAAGCCGGAAGACAGCTCCATCATTGGCTCCGAGCTGGCGACTTATGAAATAGCGGCGCTGTATGAGCCGCCTCGCCAAAAGCTTGACCCCGAACGGATCATGACAGGGCAGATGACAGAAAATAACATTAAACGTCAAATTTTAAGAATATTATAA
- a CDS encoding ankyrin repeat domain-containing protein has translation MPRGPLNHELVREFIVAAHGDYDEVARLLKQEPALVHGVIDWGSGDWESALGAASHTGNFSIARLLLAHGARMDIFAAAMLGELNVVKAIVENHPETVYAKGPHGISLIRHAEAGGNAAIFVHEYLSSFLSKEVVGK, from the coding sequence ATGCCAAGAGGGCCTTTAAATCACGAGCTGGTACGTGAATTTATTGTAGCGGCGCATGGCGATTATGATGAGGTGGCAAGGCTGCTCAAGCAGGAACCCGCACTCGTTCATGGGGTCATTGATTGGGGGAGCGGCGATTGGGAGAGCGCCCTCGGCGCCGCATCGCATACCGGGAATTTCAGCATTGCAAGGCTGCTGCTGGCGCACGGGGCACGGATGGATATTTTTGCTGCGGCTATGCTTGGAGAGCTGAACGTCGTTAAAGCGATCGTCGAAAATCACCCCGAGACCGTCTATGCCAAAGGCCCGCACGGTATATCGCTGATTCGCCACGCCGAGGCTGGGGGAAATGCCGCCATTTTCGTCCATGAGTATTTAAGTTCATTTCTATCGAAAGAAGTGGTCGGAAAATGA
- a CDS encoding transposase: MSETRQRYNETFKREAVKYVQEQTKSLEEIANELNINPGTLRNWVGKYREFENEPVNQGETLRQQSQMIDEQQREIAQIAVYY, encoded by the coding sequence ATGAGTGAGACGAGACAACGGTATAACGAAACATTTAAACGTGAAGCCGTAAAGTATGTGCAAGAACAAACCAAGTCACTCGAGGAGATCGCAAACGAGTTAAACATTAACCCCGGTACATTACGAAACTGGGTCGGAAAGTATCGAGAATTTGAAAATGAACCCGTTAACCAAGGCGAAACTCTTCGCCAGCAATCTCAAATGATCGATGAACAACAACGGGAAATCGCACAAATCGCCGTTTATTACTGA